From Microbacterium pseudoresistens, the proteins below share one genomic window:
- a CDS encoding acyl-CoA dehydrogenase, with product MVDVTAASSAPAETTPQLDAVKVNEMLLGTWAPIRREAREMIKDPAFWRDDALGKDAHRERVLSQLHLLVQNGAVHRAFPKRLGGSEDNGGNIAGFEELVAADPSLQIKSGVQWGLFGGAVLQLGTEEHHDRWLPGIMDLSIPGAFAMTEIGHGSDVQAIGTTATYDPETEEFVINTPFRAATKEFLGNAALHGIAATVFAQLITNGVNHGVHCFYVPLRGDDGKDLPGIGREDDGLKGGLNGIDNGRLSFDHVRVPRTNLLNRYGDVAADGTYTSPIDSPGRRFFTMLGTLVQGRVSLDGAASWASALGLHIALTYGTQRRQFDGVNGEETVLLDYGKHQRRLLPRLATTYAQIFAHDEFLQKFDGVFSGRTDTPEDREDLETLAAALKPLSTWHALDTLQECREACGGAGFMFDNRFVGLRQDLDIYVTFEGDNNILLQLAGKRLLTDFATQFKGKDAAALARYAVEQTAGKVFHGAGLRQFGQAVADLGSTARSVENGLREEQQHELLSDRVEQMIADIAGRLRPAGKDKVLGEKLFNENQADLIEAARAHGELLQWEAFTDAVHKADDEGTTKVLTWLRDLFGLHLIEKHLAWYLVNGRLSAQRAAAVSRYIDRLCLRLRPHALDLVAAFGYAPEHVRAPIASGIEQERQDEARAYYAELEASGQAPVLEKTLKKKAKK from the coding sequence ATGGTCGACGTCACCGCCGCCAGCTCCGCCCCCGCGGAGACGACCCCGCAGCTCGACGCCGTGAAGGTCAACGAGATGCTCCTGGGCACTTGGGCGCCCATCCGTCGCGAGGCCCGCGAGATGATCAAAGACCCAGCGTTCTGGCGCGACGATGCGCTCGGCAAGGATGCGCACCGCGAGCGCGTGCTCAGCCAGCTGCACCTTCTCGTGCAGAACGGTGCCGTGCACCGCGCTTTCCCGAAGCGCCTGGGCGGCTCCGAAGACAACGGCGGCAACATCGCCGGCTTCGAAGAGCTCGTCGCCGCCGACCCCAGCCTGCAGATCAAGTCGGGTGTGCAGTGGGGACTGTTCGGCGGCGCCGTGCTGCAGCTGGGCACCGAGGAGCACCACGACCGCTGGCTGCCCGGGATCATGGACCTCTCCATCCCGGGCGCGTTCGCCATGACCGAGATCGGTCACGGATCGGATGTGCAGGCCATCGGCACGACGGCCACGTACGACCCCGAGACCGAGGAGTTCGTCATCAACACGCCGTTCCGCGCGGCGACGAAGGAGTTCCTCGGCAACGCGGCGCTGCACGGCATCGCCGCCACCGTGTTCGCCCAGCTCATCACGAACGGCGTCAACCACGGCGTGCACTGCTTCTACGTGCCGCTGCGCGGAGACGACGGCAAGGACCTTCCCGGCATCGGGCGCGAGGACGACGGCCTCAAGGGCGGGCTCAACGGCATCGACAACGGACGCCTCAGCTTCGACCACGTGCGCGTTCCCCGCACGAACCTGCTCAACCGCTACGGCGACGTCGCCGCCGACGGCACCTACACGAGCCCGATCGACAGTCCAGGACGCCGCTTCTTCACGATGCTCGGAACGCTCGTGCAGGGGCGCGTGTCGCTCGACGGCGCCGCGTCGTGGGCATCCGCCCTGGGCCTGCACATCGCCCTCACCTACGGCACGCAGCGCCGCCAGTTCGACGGTGTGAACGGCGAGGAGACGGTGCTGCTCGACTACGGCAAGCACCAGCGGCGCCTGCTGCCCAGGCTCGCGACGACGTACGCGCAGATCTTCGCGCACGACGAGTTCCTGCAGAAGTTCGACGGCGTCTTCTCCGGCCGCACCGACACCCCGGAGGATCGCGAGGACCTCGAGACCCTCGCCGCCGCCCTCAAGCCGCTGTCGACATGGCACGCGCTCGACACGTTGCAGGAGTGCCGCGAGGCGTGCGGAGGCGCCGGCTTCATGTTCGACAACCGCTTCGTCGGCCTGCGGCAGGACCTCGACATCTACGTCACCTTCGAAGGCGACAACAACATCCTGCTGCAGCTGGCCGGAAAGCGTCTGCTCACCGACTTCGCCACGCAGTTCAAGGGCAAGGATGCCGCCGCTCTCGCCCGGTACGCCGTCGAGCAGACCGCGGGCAAGGTGTTCCACGGCGCGGGCCTGCGTCAGTTCGGGCAGGCCGTCGCCGATCTCGGATCCACCGCGCGCTCGGTCGAGAACGGGCTGCGCGAAGAGCAGCAGCACGAGCTGCTCTCCGACCGCGTCGAGCAGATGATCGCCGACATCGCCGGTCGACTGCGTCCCGCCGGCAAGGACAAGGTGCTCGGCGAGAAGCTGTTCAACGAGAACCAGGCCGATCTCATCGAGGCGGCGCGTGCGCACGGCGAGCTGCTGCAGTGGGAGGCCTTCACGGATGCCGTGCACAAGGCCGACGACGAAGGCACGACCAAGGTGCTCACCTGGCTGCGCGATCTGTTCGGCCTGCACCTCATCGAGAAGCACCTCGCCTGGTACCTCGTCAACGGGCGCCTGTCGGCGCAGCGCGCCGCCGCGGTCTCGCGCTACATCGATCGCCTCTGCCTGCGGCTGCGCCCGCACGCGCTCGACCTCGTGGCCGCATTCGGCTACGCCCCCGAGCACGTGCGCGCCCCCATCGCCTCGGGCATCGAGCAGGAGCGGCAGGACGAGGCCCGCGCCTACTACGCCGAGCTGGAGGCCTCCGGGCAGGCCCCGGTGCTCGAGAAGACGCTGAAGAAGAAGGCGAAGAAGTAA
- a CDS encoding ECF transporter S component, with protein MPTRSRLLSTRVLLTCAALGVATGLVAGVAGWITPVVLLAAPFLYGLVLGSHVLPGIIAQEVLRLPLVALLTHVLAALVGSAFNPAWFPRYIGTALLFGLIQEGIAALTRYRAWGAWRFFVSAAIIGVIVAVVVFFAVDLGSMAIWVQVTYLILAVLGPVVWTAIGLGVGSALRRAGVAQR; from the coding sequence GTGCCCACCCGCTCTCGGCTGCTGTCCACACGCGTTCTGCTGACCTGTGCGGCGCTCGGCGTCGCCACCGGTCTCGTCGCCGGAGTGGCCGGATGGATCACCCCGGTCGTGCTGCTCGCCGCGCCGTTCCTGTACGGTCTCGTGCTCGGCTCGCACGTGCTGCCTGGGATCATCGCGCAGGAGGTGCTGCGCCTGCCTCTCGTGGCCCTGCTCACCCACGTGCTCGCGGCCCTGGTGGGCAGCGCGTTCAACCCCGCGTGGTTTCCCCGCTACATCGGCACGGCGCTGCTGTTCGGGCTCATCCAGGAGGGCATCGCGGCCCTCACCCGCTACCGGGCCTGGGGGGCGTGGCGCTTCTTCGTCTCGGCCGCGATCATCGGCGTCATCGTCGCCGTGGTCGTCTTCTTCGCCGTGGACCTCGGCTCGATGGCGATCTGGGTGCAGGTGACCTACCTCATCCTCGCCGTGCTGGGGCCCGTGGTCTGGACGGCGATCGGACTCGGTGTGGGCTCTGCCCTGCGCAGGGCGGGCGTCGCGCAGCGCTGA
- a CDS encoding pirin family protein produces MHGPRSILLEPRQVPLGGVRDMDVRRILPSRDLPTIGAWCFLDRFGPDEVRMRVEPHPHIGLQTVTWPLVGEIRHRDAVGSDVVLRRGQLNLMTAGHGISHSEYSVGDDAVPLDALQFWVALPEEACAGHGAFEQHTDLPALSLPAEDGPAATATVVLGEFAGTHSPATAYTPIVGAEIRLDPDSRVSLPLRIDWEHAVLAVEGDAHVAAKEVPVGSMLYLGDSRDRVEVITEEGALLFLLGGAPFEEDLVMWWNFAARTHDEIAVAREEWEAGAERFGHVVGHGAERIPAPPIPPVHLRPRHRRV; encoded by the coding sequence ATGCACGGCCCGCGCTCGATCCTGCTGGAGCCGCGACAGGTGCCGCTGGGCGGCGTGCGGGACATGGATGTGCGGCGCATCCTGCCCAGCCGCGACCTGCCGACCATCGGGGCCTGGTGCTTCCTCGACCGCTTCGGACCCGACGAGGTGCGCATGCGCGTGGAACCGCATCCGCACATCGGCCTGCAGACCGTCACCTGGCCGCTGGTCGGCGAGATCCGTCACCGCGACGCCGTGGGCAGCGACGTGGTGCTGCGCCGCGGGCAGCTCAACCTCATGACGGCCGGGCACGGCATCTCGCACTCGGAGTACTCCGTCGGCGACGATGCCGTGCCGCTGGACGCCCTGCAGTTCTGGGTCGCGCTGCCCGAGGAGGCCTGCGCGGGGCACGGCGCGTTCGAGCAGCACACCGACCTGCCCGCACTGTCGCTGCCCGCCGAAGACGGCCCGGCGGCGACGGCGACCGTCGTGCTCGGCGAGTTCGCCGGCACGCACTCGCCCGCCACGGCGTACACGCCGATCGTGGGCGCCGAGATCCGCCTCGACCCCGACTCGCGAGTCTCGCTGCCGCTGCGGATCGACTGGGAGCACGCGGTGCTCGCCGTCGAGGGCGATGCGCACGTCGCCGCCAAGGAGGTGCCGGTGGGTTCGATGCTGTACCTCGGCGACTCCCGCGACCGCGTCGAGGTCATCACCGAGGAGGGCGCACTGCTCTTCCTGCTCGGCGGCGCCCCGTTCGAGGAGGATCTGGTGATGTGGTGGAACTTCGCCGCCCGCACGCACGACGAGATCGCCGTGGCGCGCGAAGAGTGGGAGGCCGGCGCGGAGCGATTCGGCCATGTCGTGGGGCATGGAGCCGAGCGCATCCCCGCCCCGCCCATCCCCCCGGTGCACCTGCGCCCGCGGCACCGCCGGGTCTGA
- a CDS encoding GNAT family N-acetyltransferase yields MTDIAVTRKDDASRYEIHHDGTLAGFVEFELRPDAASADTIRFVHTEIDPAFQGKGLAGRLAGDALADAVARELEIVPLCPYIARYADTHDIPGARVRPAPETRPAQQPDEQPGEQTASK; encoded by the coding sequence ATGACCGACATCGCCGTCACCCGTAAAGATGACGCATCCCGCTACGAGATCCATCACGACGGTACGCTCGCCGGATTCGTCGAGTTCGAGCTGCGCCCGGATGCCGCCTCCGCCGACACGATCCGGTTCGTGCACACCGAGATCGACCCTGCCTTCCAGGGCAAGGGTCTCGCGGGGCGCCTGGCCGGCGATGCACTCGCGGATGCCGTGGCACGCGAACTCGAGATCGTGCCGCTGTGCCCGTACATCGCCCGCTACGCCGACACGCACGATATCCCCGGCGCCCGCGTGCGCCCCGCCCCCGAGACGCGGCCCGCGCAGCAGCCGGACGAGCAGCCCGGAGAACAGACCGCGTCGAAATGA
- the recQ gene encoding DNA helicase RecQ gives MPPHGPRDSSRDPYQDLPLPEPPDDFYADDVYGDPWDDAQHPEEGEWMGVPDATPVASFAPPAAAAPARFATPADALRTVYGYESFRGDQAEIIDQVVSGGDAVVLMPTGGGKSVCYQIPALVREGTGLVVSPLIALMHDQVDALRANGVNAAYLNSTQSAAERADVERAYLAGELDLVYVAPERLSSPATTRLLQRGALSVIAIDEAHCVSQWGHDFRPDYLALGDLGERFPGVPRMALTATATRATHKELTERLHLDGPGGTPAAKHFVASFDRPNIQYRIVPKVDPRKQLVSFIRSMPEGAAGIVYALSRKSVEQTATYLAAQGFDALPYHAGLPAEVRAANQARFLREGGVVMVATIAFGMGIDKPDVRFVAHIDLPKSVEGYYQETGRAGRDGEPSVAWMAYGLGDVVQQRRLIDQSPGDRTFKMRMGQHLDAMLALCETVECRRQNLLNYFGQESGPCGNCDTCLEKPDTFDGLVPAQKLLSTIVRLKRERNQAFGAGHLIDILRGSSNDRIRQQKHDGLATYGIGTDLSDQDWRSVVRQLLARGILVAQGDYGTLAPGEAAGGVLKGETPVPLRKDTMGRVSGGGRARKASAASDAVAEGDRSLFEALRAWRAETAREIGKPAYIVFGDATLRALAELRPASIGELDGITGIGEKKREAYGDAVLAVIAAT, from the coding sequence ATGCCGCCGCATGGTCCCCGCGACTCGTCTCGCGATCCCTATCAGGACCTGCCTCTGCCCGAGCCGCCCGACGACTTCTATGCCGACGACGTCTACGGCGATCCGTGGGACGACGCTCAGCACCCCGAAGAGGGCGAGTGGATGGGCGTGCCCGATGCGACGCCGGTCGCGAGCTTCGCCCCGCCCGCCGCAGCCGCCCCCGCGCGCTTCGCGACGCCCGCCGACGCGCTGCGCACGGTGTACGGCTACGAGTCGTTCCGCGGTGATCAGGCCGAGATCATCGATCAGGTCGTCTCCGGCGGCGACGCCGTCGTGCTCATGCCCACCGGCGGCGGCAAGAGCGTCTGCTATCAGATCCCCGCACTCGTGCGCGAGGGCACGGGACTCGTCGTCAGCCCGCTCATCGCGCTGATGCACGATCAGGTGGATGCGCTGCGCGCCAACGGCGTGAACGCCGCCTACCTCAACTCCACGCAGAGCGCCGCCGAGCGCGCCGACGTCGAGCGCGCGTATCTGGCCGGCGAGCTCGATCTCGTCTACGTCGCGCCCGAGCGGCTGTCGTCGCCTGCGACGACCCGGCTGCTGCAGCGCGGCGCGCTCAGCGTGATCGCGATTGACGAGGCGCATTGCGTGTCGCAGTGGGGTCATGACTTCCGACCCGACTACCTCGCGCTCGGCGACCTGGGTGAGCGGTTCCCCGGGGTGCCGCGCATGGCGCTCACTGCCACGGCGACCCGCGCCACGCACAAGGAGCTCACCGAGCGCCTGCACCTCGACGGCCCTGGGGGCACCCCCGCGGCGAAGCACTTCGTGGCGAGCTTCGATCGGCCGAACATCCAGTACCGGATCGTGCCGAAGGTGGATCCGCGCAAGCAGCTCGTCTCCTTCATCCGCTCCATGCCCGAGGGTGCCGCGGGCATCGTCTACGCCCTCAGCCGCAAGTCCGTCGAGCAGACCGCGACATATCTCGCCGCGCAGGGCTTCGACGCGCTGCCGTACCACGCGGGCCTTCCTGCCGAGGTGCGGGCGGCCAACCAGGCGCGCTTCCTGCGCGAGGGCGGCGTCGTCATGGTCGCGACGATCGCGTTCGGCATGGGCATCGACAAGCCGGATGTCCGCTTCGTCGCGCACATCGACTTGCCGAAATCCGTCGAAGGTTACTACCAGGAGACCGGTCGCGCCGGCCGCGACGGCGAGCCGAGCGTGGCGTGGATGGCGTACGGCCTCGGCGACGTCGTGCAGCAGCGCCGACTCATCGACCAGTCGCCGGGCGACCGCACGTTCAAGATGCGGATGGGGCAGCACCTCGACGCCATGCTCGCACTGTGCGAGACGGTCGAGTGCCGCCGGCAGAATCTGCTGAACTACTTCGGGCAGGAATCCGGCCCGTGCGGCAACTGCGACACGTGCCTGGAGAAGCCCGATACGTTCGACGGACTCGTCCCGGCGCAGAAGCTGCTCTCGACGATCGTCCGCCTGAAGCGCGAGCGCAACCAGGCCTTCGGCGCCGGGCACCTCATCGACATCCTCCGCGGATCCTCGAACGACCGCATCCGCCAGCAGAAGCACGACGGCCTCGCGACCTACGGCATAGGCACCGACCTCTCCGATCAGGACTGGCGCAGCGTCGTGCGGCAGCTGCTCGCCCGGGGCATCCTCGTCGCCCAGGGCGACTACGGCACCCTCGCACCGGGTGAGGCGGCTGGTGGAGTGCTGAAGGGCGAGACGCCCGTTCCGCTGCGCAAGGACACGATGGGTCGGGTCAGCGGCGGTGGCCGCGCGCGCAAGGCGTCGGCCGCATCGGATGCTGTCGCCGAGGGCGATCGCTCGCTGTTCGAAGCGCTGCGGGCGTGGCGCGCTGAGACGGCACGCGAGATCGGCAAGCCGGCGTACATCGTGTTCGGCGACGCCACGCTGCGCGCGCTCGCGGAGCTGCGCCCGGCATCCATCGGCGAGCTCGACGGCATCACCGGCATCGGCGAGAAGAAGCGCGAAGCCTACGGCGATGCCGTGCTCGCCGTGATCGCGGCGACCTGA
- a CDS encoding DNA-3-methyladenine glycosylase I, with product MTIAADDRTRCAWAGDDPEYRRYHDEEWGVALHGDRALYEKMTLEGFQAGLSWITILRKRPRFREVFAGFDPSVVARFDEGDVDRLMADAGIIRNRAKIEAAIGNARLVDAMADGELDALMWSFAPRGRRARPQSMTEIPATTLESVAMSKALRARGFRFVGPTTMYALMQSTGMVDDHIVGCWRAN from the coding sequence ATGACGATCGCCGCCGACGACCGGACCCGCTGCGCCTGGGCGGGGGACGACCCGGAGTACCGCCGCTACCACGACGAGGAGTGGGGCGTCGCGCTGCACGGGGACCGCGCGCTGTACGAGAAGATGACGCTGGAGGGCTTCCAGGCCGGGCTCTCCTGGATCACGATCCTGCGCAAGAGGCCCCGGTTCCGCGAGGTGTTCGCGGGCTTCGACCCTTCGGTCGTCGCTCGATTCGACGAGGGCGACGTCGACCGGCTCATGGCCGATGCCGGCATCATCCGCAATCGCGCGAAGATCGAGGCGGCGATCGGCAACGCTCGTCTCGTCGACGCGATGGCCGACGGTGAGCTGGACGCACTGATGTGGTCGTTCGCGCCGCGGGGCCGGAGGGCTCGTCCGCAGAGCATGACCGAGATCCCTGCGACGACGCTCGAGTCGGTGGCGATGAGCAAAGCGCTGCGGGCCCGCGGGTTCCGCTTCGTGGGGCCCACGACGATGTACGCGCTCATGCAGTCGACGGGCATGGTCGACGACCACATCGTCGGATGCTGGCGCGCGAACTGA